The Fusobacterium sp. FSA-380-WT-3A region CCTCCAGCTAATCCACTAAGTTGTAACATCATACATATAGCAGCACTACTTATTGGTAATGTTAAAGCTATTCCAACTAAGACTGATATAAATATTCCCATATAAAATGGTTGTAATTCTGTTGCAATCATTATTAAATTTCCAAAATAAGCCATAAATTTAGAGATACTTGGCCCTATAATTTCTCCTACTAACATTCCTGATATTATTGTTATTGAGGGAGTTAATATAATATCTATTTTTGTTTCTTTTGATATTAATTTTCCTATCTCAACACCTACTATTGTTCCTATAAAAGCTCCTACTGGTCCTCCAACTTTATTTCCAAATGCCCCTACTATTGTTGAAGCAAATAATACTAAGCTAGGAGCTTTTAATCCATAAGCTATAGCTACTCCTATAGCCGCTCCTGTCATACTCATAGCTAAAGGAGCTACCTCATTAACTAGATATGATATATTAAATTTACTTCCTATTGTTTTTAAAATAGTTCCTACTAATAAAGAAGAAAAAAGCCCCATAGCCATATTACTCATAGCGCTTATTAAATATCTTTCTGTACTAAATATAACATCTTTCTTTTTGCAAAATTCCTTTAATCTCATTTCTTTCTCCTGTTTACATAATTTTATTTATATGTCTTGTCATATAAAATACAGATAATATTATATATTTTTTTTAAAATTTTTGCAAACATTTATTTAATTTTTTATGTTAATAGAAAAATATAATTTCTCAAATAAAAAAGAGGCACCTATATTCTTTGATACCTCTCTTTTATAAAATTATTTTCTTAAAAATTCCATAGGATTTAAAGTTTTTCCATTTTTTCTAACTTCAAAATGAAGATGTGGTCCTGTAACTCTTCCTGTCATTCCACTTTCCCCTATTATTTGTCCTTGCTGTATTTTTTGTCCTTTTTTTACATTTATTTTATTTAAATGAGCATATCTTGTCTCATATCCATCTGAATGCTTTATTTTTACTAAATTTCCATATCCTCCTGCTACACCAGCAAAAGTAACTTCTCCCCTTTTTGCTGCATAAACAGGAACATATCTTGCTACTAAATCTACTCCTGAATGAAGTATATATCTTTTAAGAACAGGATGAAACCTATTTCCATAAGGACTTGTAATTCCTTTATATTTTACAGGCATCACAAATTTTTCTCCTAAATTTTTTAAAGAATTTATATCTGGATTTTTTAAAAATAATTCATCCCCTATTACTAAAATATCATTTTTTAAATTATTATACTTCCTTATTGTTTCAACATTAACTTTATATTTACTAGCTAAATCATACAAAGTATCACCTGATTTAATTTTATAAAATATTCCATTTACAGTAGATAAAATTATTTTTTGTCCAACATATATTGTCGAACCAAGTTTAGGATTATTTTCTCTTATAATTGAAATACTTTGTGAAAACATTTCTGCTATTTCACTTAAATTATCTCCAGATTTAACTGTATATTCCATTTTTCCAACTATATCATTTTCTCTTTTAGTATAAAATTCATCTTTAAAACTTTTAAAAGAATCTTTTGGAATATCTTTTTTTTCTTCAATATTTTCATTTTTATCTTCTATTTGTATTTCCTCTACTTCTTTAGTTTTTAAATTATAGTTTCTTTTTATTGTAAAATAATTTCTTCCTAAAACAGAAAATACATCCTCTATATTATTATTAGATTCTTTTTGATAATATTCTGTAAATTCTGAAGTATTTACTACTTCTTTACTAAATGGCTTTAAAAATAAATTAATAATAAAAAGATTCATTAAAATAAAAAATCCTGTAACAATTAAGGCATCTTTATTTCTTAAAGTTTTTTTTGTTTTTGCTGAAGTTACTGTCTGATAAAAATTGTTATTTCTTTTAGTTCTCATTAAACCTTATTCTCCTTTTCATCAAAACTTTTTTTATACCTTTCTATCATTTCCTCATTACTTTTTGTTTTTTTTAATTCATTTATAAGGTATTTTGTTGATGATGCCTTATCTAAACTTGATAAATATCTTCTAAAATTCCAAATAACTGGTAATTTTTCTTTTTCTATTAAAAGCTCTTCTTTTCTAGTTCCTGATTTTTGTATATCAATAGCTGGATATATCCTAAGTTCTGATAAGCTTCTATCTAAATGAATTTCCATGTTTCCAGTTCCTTTAAATTCCTCATAAATTATATCATCCATTTTACTACCTGTATCAATTAAAGCAGTCGCAATTATAGTTAAACTTCCTCCATTTTTTATATTTCTAGCTGTACCAAAAAAATTTTTTGGATAATATAAAGCACTTGGGTCAATTCCTCCTGAAATTAATTTTCCGCTAGAAGGAATAACTATATTATATGCTCTTGCTAATCTAGTAAGAGAATCCATTAAAATTACAACATCCTCTCCATTTTCTACTTTTATTTTGGCTCTTTCTATAATTTCTTCAGTAACTTTTATATGATTCTTAGGATCTTCATCAAAAGTAGAATAAAATACTTCAGCCCCTTTTACATTTTCTCTTATATCAGTAACTTCTTCTGGTCTTTCATCTATCAATAAAATCCATACATCTATATCTTTATAATTTTCAATTATAGAATTTGCTATTGTACTTATAAGAATTGTTTTTCCTGCTTTTGGAGGGGCTACTATAAGTCCTCTTTGTCCCTTCCCTATTGGAGCAATTAAATCTATTATTCTTCCTGAAATATTAGAAGAGTTCGTTTCTAAAGTCAATTTTTCTGTAGGATAGTATGGTACTAATTCTTCAAAAGGAACTCTTGCTTCTGCTTTATCTGTAGATTCGTTATTAACAAATAAAACTTTTCTCAAAGCATAATTTTTTTCATCATCTTTAGGTTTTCTCACTACACCTATAATAATATCTTGTGGTCTTAATTTAAACTTTTTTATTTGTGATAACGAAATATAAATATCTTTTTTCCCTTCTACTGTTGTATCTCTTAAAAATCCATAT contains the following coding sequences:
- the rho gene encoding transcription termination factor Rho; the encoded protein is MEFDKFLLRELLEICKQLDIENVSGKKKSELITLIEEYFKNSDDFTIASGKLDIMADGYGFLRDTTVEGKKDIYISLSQIKKFKLRPQDIIIGVVRKPKDDEKNYALRKVLFVNNESTDKAEARVPFEELVPYYPTEKLTLETNSSNISGRIIDLIAPIGKGQRGLIVAPPKAGKTILISTIANSIIENYKDIDVWILLIDERPEEVTDIRENVKGAEVFYSTFDEDPKNHIKVTEEIIERAKIKVENGEDVVILMDSLTRLARAYNIVIPSSGKLISGGIDPSALYYPKNFFGTARNIKNGGSLTIIATALIDTGSKMDDIIYEEFKGTGNMEIHLDRSLSELRIYPAIDIQKSGTRKEELLIEKEKLPVIWNFRRYLSSLDKASSTKYLINELKKTKSNEEMIERYKKSFDEKENKV
- a CDS encoding PTS transporter subunit IIC — protein: MRLKEFCKKKDVIFSTERYLISAMSNMAMGLFSSLLVGTILKTIGSKFNISYLVNEVAPLAMSMTGAAIGVAIAYGLKAPSLVLFASTIVGAFGNKVGGPVGAFIGTIVGVEIGKLISKETKIDIILTPSITIISGMLVGEIIGPSISKFMAYFGNLIMIATELQPFYMGIFISVLVGIALTLPISSAAICMMLQLSGLAGGAATIGCCCQMVGFAVMSFRENSWGGLAAQGLGTSMLQMSNIIKNWKIWIPPTMASAILGPVSTIIFKMENSPIGSGMGSCGFVGQIATIGTMEEIGRGGVKLYLTILLLHFILPAILTIMISVVMRKKGLIKKGDLKLNL
- a CDS encoding peptidoglycan DD-metalloendopeptidase family protein; the encoded protein is MRTKRNNNFYQTVTSAKTKKTLRNKDALIVTGFFILMNLFIINLFLKPFSKEVVNTSEFTEYYQKESNNNIEDVFSVLGRNYFTIKRNYNLKTKEVEEIQIEDKNENIEEKKDIPKDSFKSFKDEFYTKRENDIVGKMEYTVKSGDNLSEIAEMFSQSISIIRENNPKLGSTIYVGQKIILSTVNGIFYKIKSGDTLYDLASKYKVNVETIRKYNNLKNDILVIGDELFLKNPDINSLKNLGEKFVMPVKYKGITSPYGNRFHPVLKRYILHSGVDLVARYVPVYAAKRGEVTFAGVAGGYGNLVKIKHSDGYETRYAHLNKINVKKGQKIQQGQIIGESGMTGRVTGPHLHFEVRKNGKTLNPMEFLRK